A single Streptomyces sp. 2114.4 DNA region contains:
- a CDS encoding DeoR/GlpR family DNA-binding transcription regulator: MSSGERSATRHRRERMVELLGAGDISVHDLAAEFDVSLSTVRRDLATLAALGRITRTYGGAVDHRAVERSWHDKEGEQRGEKDAIARTAAALVRPGDVVLLDAGTTVARLAHELRDRGDLTIVTNGLSTLVELADAEVEVVVLGGRLRRPNESLLGTRTDQALRRLTPDIAFLGVDGLDPRRGINCPDPEQAALKETMAECARAAWVLADHSKLGGGGSGGAGFPYWAAMPGGTGLISGAGERELAAFRDEGWPVCAAVDGGPAPAGSARPHTS, translated from the coding sequence GTGAGCAGTGGGGAACGCTCGGCCACCCGGCACCGACGCGAGCGGATGGTGGAACTCCTCGGCGCCGGCGACATCAGCGTGCACGATCTCGCCGCCGAGTTCGACGTCTCGCTGTCCACCGTCCGCCGGGACCTCGCCACCCTCGCCGCTCTCGGCCGGATCACCCGGACCTACGGCGGCGCGGTCGACCACCGGGCGGTGGAGCGCTCCTGGCACGACAAGGAAGGCGAACAGCGGGGCGAGAAGGACGCCATCGCCCGCACCGCCGCGGCGCTGGTCCGCCCCGGTGATGTCGTCCTCCTCGACGCGGGCACCACCGTCGCCCGGCTGGCCCATGAGCTGCGCGACCGCGGCGACCTCACGATCGTCACCAACGGCCTTTCCACGCTCGTCGAGCTGGCGGACGCGGAGGTGGAGGTGGTGGTGCTCGGCGGCCGGCTGCGGCGCCCCAACGAGTCGCTGCTGGGCACCCGGACGGATCAGGCGCTGCGCCGGCTCACCCCGGACATCGCCTTCCTCGGCGTCGACGGTCTCGATCCCCGCCGCGGCATCAACTGCCCCGATCCCGAACAGGCCGCGCTGAAAGAGACGATGGCCGAGTGCGCCCGCGCCGCCTGGGTGCTCGCCGACCACTCCAAGCTCGGCGGGGGAGGGAGCGGGGGAGCGGGCTTCCCCTACTGGGCGGCGATGCCGGGCGGTACGGGCCTGATCTCCGGGGCCGGGGAGCGGGAGCTGGCCGCCTTCAGGGACGAGGGATGGCCGGTGTGCGCCGCCGTGGACGGGGGTCCGGCGCCCGCCGGGAGCGCCCGGCCGCACACCTCTTGA
- the pdxA gene encoding 4-hydroxythreonine-4-phosphate dehydrogenase PdxA — translation MPQPQQATDDRTAATGRPVPDGPLPLLAVTLGDPVGIGPEITARTLADPATCVLGRGLAVGDAAVLRRAVAVCGLDVEVNAVGAPGEARFEPGTIDVLDLGIAPGDLPWGTVDAVAGRSAVAAIEAATSAALAGEVDGIVTAPINKEAIWAAGSQHLGHTEMLGELTGAAHFDTMFVVRGLKIFFTTRHVSLRKALDQITEERVAASIRHAVTALRVFGHDDPRLAVAAINPHGGEGGHFGDEEITVLRPAVAKAAAEGLGAVGPIPADSVFHQGLEGRFDGVLSHFHDQGHIPAKTVDFDGTVSVTVGLPVLRTSVDHGTAFDIAGSGRASHGTMAAAFRAAAGFSRFTDRIRAAYGTAVAQ, via the coding sequence ATGCCCCAGCCTCAGCAGGCGACCGATGACCGGACCGCCGCTACCGGCCGTCCCGTCCCCGACGGCCCGCTGCCCCTCCTCGCGGTCACACTCGGCGATCCCGTCGGGATCGGCCCCGAGATCACCGCCCGCACCCTCGCCGACCCGGCGACCTGCGTGCTCGGCCGTGGACTGGCCGTCGGCGACGCCGCCGTCCTGCGCCGCGCCGTCGCCGTCTGCGGACTGGACGTCGAGGTCAACGCGGTCGGCGCCCCCGGTGAGGCACGCTTCGAGCCCGGCACCATCGATGTGCTCGACCTCGGGATCGCCCCCGGCGATCTCCCCTGGGGCACGGTCGACGCGGTGGCGGGCCGTTCCGCCGTGGCCGCGATCGAGGCCGCCACCAGCGCCGCGCTGGCCGGCGAGGTCGACGGCATCGTCACCGCACCGATCAACAAGGAGGCGATCTGGGCCGCCGGTTCGCAGCACCTCGGCCACACCGAAATGCTCGGCGAACTCACCGGCGCCGCACACTTCGACACCATGTTCGTGGTCCGCGGCCTCAAGATCTTCTTCACCACCCGCCATGTCTCGCTGCGCAAGGCGCTCGACCAGATCACCGAGGAGCGGGTCGCCGCGAGCATCCGTCACGCCGTCACCGCACTGCGTGTCTTCGGCCATGACGACCCGCGGCTGGCCGTGGCCGCGATCAACCCGCACGGCGGCGAGGGCGGCCACTTCGGCGACGAGGAGATCACCGTCCTGCGCCCGGCGGTGGCGAAGGCGGCCGCCGAGGGGCTGGGCGCCGTGGGCCCGATCCCCGCTGACTCGGTCTTCCACCAGGGCCTCGAAGGCCGCTTCGACGGAGTGCTGTCCCACTTCCACGACCAGGGCCATATCCCCGCCAAGACCGTCGACTTCGACGGCACCGTGTCCGTCACCGTGGGCCTGCCGGTCCTGCGCACCTCCGTCGACCACGGCACCGCGTTCGACATCGCCGGGAGCGGCCGCGCTTCGCACGGCACGATGGCCGCCGCCTTCCGTGCCGCCGCCGGCTTCAGCCGCTTCACCGACCGGATCCGCGCCGCCTACGGAACGGCGGTCGCCCAGTGA
- a CDS encoding SHOCT domain-containing protein — translation MDYPLLNAFWTMCLIFLWVLWLILLFRIIGDIFRSQDLGNWGKTGWLVLVIVLPFLGVFIYVIARGHGMSEREVAQAERQQKQLRAYLRDTAATGDEAGGHADALAKLADLKNHGDITEEEFQKAKAKILA, via the coding sequence ATGGATTACCCGCTGCTCAACGCCTTCTGGACCATGTGCCTGATCTTCCTGTGGGTCCTGTGGCTGATCCTGCTGTTCAGGATCATCGGTGACATCTTCCGCAGCCAAGACCTCGGCAACTGGGGCAAGACGGGGTGGCTGGTCCTGGTGATCGTGCTGCCATTCCTGGGCGTCTTCATCTATGTCATCGCGCGGGGCCACGGCATGAGTGAACGGGAGGTCGCGCAGGCCGAACGGCAGCAGAAGCAACTGCGGGCCTACCTCCGGGACACCGCCGCGACCGGCGACGAGGCGGGCGGGCATGCGGACGCCCTGGCGAAGCTCGCCGATCTGAAGAACCACGGCGACATCACGGAGGAGGAGTTCCAGAAGGCCAAGGCGAAGATCCTCGCCTGA
- a CDS encoding four-carbon acid sugar kinase family protein has product MAQVLVIADDLTGSNATGALYARLGLRAVTVGALAQVARYADRVDVLVVNTASRHLPPDRAAAAVRAAAGTADAAPLIVKRVDTTLRGNPGSELDALVDVLAAREPAARIRTLAVPAFPDAGRTTVGGLHLVDGVPLTRTAVARDPFDPVRHSRVADVLGAQSRRSTGELALDVVERGPDAVAAALRESPAETVVCDATENAHLHTVARAAARLAVEDRIRWVALDSGPFGAALAGELGLRPAGGPPARILAVVGSVTDRTRTQLTRTEAALDARWADLDPAAPDPGAVLARLRAAAAEGATVLGVRVAPVPSATATGSAAKAAAESAPRAAARILRALAEIARRAVTELCPGGLYASGGDVAAAVTSALGADGFAIETEVLPLAIAGRLVGGPHDGLLFATKGGLIGGPDAARDCLEHLRAACTRHTLGPTLSTT; this is encoded by the coding sequence GTGGCCCAGGTGCTCGTCATCGCGGACGACCTCACCGGCAGCAATGCCACCGGCGCGCTCTATGCGCGCCTGGGCCTGCGGGCGGTCACCGTCGGCGCCCTCGCCCAAGTGGCGCGCTACGCCGACCGGGTGGACGTCCTCGTCGTCAACACCGCATCGCGGCACCTGCCCCCGGACCGCGCCGCCGCGGCCGTCCGGGCCGCCGCCGGGACGGCGGACGCGGCACCCCTGATCGTCAAGCGCGTCGACACCACGCTGCGGGGCAACCCCGGCAGCGAACTCGACGCGCTGGTGGACGTCCTCGCCGCCCGTGAGCCCGCGGCCAGGATCCGGACGCTGGCCGTACCCGCCTTCCCCGACGCGGGCCGGACCACGGTCGGCGGACTGCATCTGGTCGACGGCGTCCCGTTGACCCGTACGGCCGTGGCCCGCGACCCGTTCGATCCCGTCCGGCACTCCCGGGTCGCGGACGTGCTCGGCGCGCAGAGCAGGCGCAGCACGGGCGAACTCGCCCTGGACGTGGTGGAGCGGGGTCCCGACGCGGTCGCCGCGGCGCTGCGGGAGAGCCCGGCCGAGACCGTGGTCTGCGACGCCACCGAGAACGCACATCTGCACACGGTCGCGAGGGCCGCCGCCCGCCTCGCCGTCGAGGACCGGATCCGCTGGGTGGCGCTGGACTCCGGCCCGTTCGGCGCCGCCCTCGCCGGGGAGCTGGGCCTGCGGCCCGCAGGCGGCCCGCCCGCCCGCATCCTGGCGGTCGTCGGCAGTGTCACCGACCGCACCCGCACCCAGCTCACCCGCACGGAAGCCGCGCTCGACGCCCGCTGGGCCGACCTGGACCCCGCCGCCCCGGACCCCGGCGCCGTACTGGCCCGGTTGCGCGCGGCGGCAGCGGAGGGCGCCACGGTGCTCGGCGTCCGGGTGGCCCCCGTCCCGTCGGCCACCGCCACCGGATCCGCCGCCAAGGCCGCTGCCGAATCCGCCCCGCGCGCCGCCGCCCGCATCCTGCGCGCCCTCGCCGAGATCGCCCGTCGCGCGGTCACCGAGCTGTGCCCCGGCGGCCTGTACGCCTCGGGCGGCGATGTCGCCGCCGCGGTCACCTCGGCGCTCGGCGCCGACGGCTTCGCCATCGAGACCGAGGTGCTGCCGCTCGCCATCGCGGGGCGTCTGGTGGGCGGCCCGCACGACGGTCTGCTCTTCGCCACGAAGGGCGGCCTGATCGGCGGCCCCGACGCTGCCCGCGACTGCCTGGAACACCTGCGCGCGGCCTGCACCCGGCACACCCTCGGCCCCACCCTGAGCACGACCTGA